A genomic stretch from Acidimicrobiales bacterium includes:
- a CDS encoding isochorismatase family cysteine hydrolase — protein sequence MSTSTTALLVMDVQVGVVERFAAESPDLLSALGRAVAAARTAGVTVIYVRVAFRAGAPEVSPNNRAFSAIAGASGFGEADPATQVHPAVAPQAADVVVLKKRVSAFTGSDLEVVLRSRGVDSLVLAGIATSGVVLSTLRQAADLDYGLTVLEDGCSDRDPEVHRVLMEKVFPRQAAVVTVDDWIRDLRSER from the coding sequence ATGTCCACCAGCACGACCGCCCTTCTGGTCATGGACGTCCAGGTCGGCGTCGTCGAGCGCTTCGCCGCCGAGTCCCCGGACCTTCTTTCTGCCCTCGGCCGGGCCGTCGCCGCTGCTCGCACGGCGGGGGTGACGGTGATCTACGTCCGGGTGGCGTTCAGAGCCGGCGCCCCGGAGGTGAGCCCGAACAACCGCGCCTTCTCCGCCATCGCCGGTGCCTCGGGCTTCGGGGAGGCCGATCCGGCCACGCAGGTCCACCCGGCGGTGGCGCCCCAGGCGGCCGACGTCGTCGTCCTCAAGAAGCGGGTCAGCGCCTTCACCGGAAGCGACCTCGAGGTCGTGCTGCGCTCCCGGGGCGTCGACTCCCTCGTGCTGGCGGGCATCGCCACCAGCGGGGTGGTGCTGTCGACCCTCCGGCAGGCCGCCGATCTGGACTACGGCCTGACCGTGCTCGAGGACGGCTGTTCGGACCGCGACCCCGAGGTCCACCGGGTGCTGATGGAGAAGGTCTTCCCCCGACAGGCCGCGGTTGTCACCGTCGACGACTGGATCCGGGACCTCCGGTCCGAGCGATGA